The genomic interval GTAAGCGGGATATACCTGAGATGAGTGCCGACAGGCAAAGACTCTATACGGCCTGCGACAAGGTCATCGAGTATATGCTTTATACCCTCGTCTTCTTCATTCCCACCTCTAAGAGCGTGGTCGAGGTCTTTGCCACATTGTCGGTAATGATCTGGCTTTATAAAAACGGCCTCAAAGCATGGGAATGGACGCTCGAGAAGATAAAATCATTTGTTCCCCCCGCATCGACTTACGATGTATTAAAGATCCTCGTTCCTGTGGGTATCCTGGCGGTACTCCTCGTCTATTCATCGATCATGATCTCCCTGGCGGTCATCTCTCACCATTTTGATATTGAAGGAGACCTGTTCGTGACAGGGGTGTTCCTCCCAATAACCCTATTTGCCATATTCCTGAATATACTTTTTTTTATAATAGCCCTGGCGGTCGCAAGGTCAAATCATGGGTTTAGCCTTAAGGCATCAACCTTATCCTTTATGGCCGTAAGCCTGATAACCTCTGCCTTCACAAGCCAGCGGTTGGGGATGAGCGCCGAGGCGTTCCTCTTCAAGACCATGGAATATCTTCTGATATTCCTGATAATGGCGGATGTAATTAACACGCCGAGGCGGGTCTTTAATCTTGTCTCTTCTTTTTTGATCGCCGCCTTTTTTTCCGGAATAGACGGCATATACCAGAGATTGACCGGCTATGACCTTTTCCGGAAGTTCCCCATGTTCGCTGACATGAAAATAACCGCGGCGTTCAAAGCCCCGAACGATTTCGGCACTTATGTAGCGACAATGTTGCCTTTGCCGCTTGCGCTCATTGCCTTTAGCGTGATGAATTGGAAGAAGAAGTTCGGGCTTTTAGTGATATCCCTGGTCCTTGCGGCCTGTTTGCTGCTTACTTTCGCGAGAGGGGCATGGATGGGATTCGTTGTCGGGTTTTTATTTCTTCTTATCTTTATCGGCTGGAAACGTCTCGTTGCCGCGCTCGTAATAGTAGCTTTACTGGTCTCATTAACTGCGTTGATCGCGCCTCCGGATATCAAGGCCCAGTTGGGCTCCTTATCTAAATTAGGGAGCGACCTCTCTTCGATGGACAGATTTTTGATATGGAAGACGGGCTGGAAGATGTTTTTAGACAGGCCTTTATTCGGCCATGGGTTAAATACGTTCATGAGCGTATTCGAGAAATATAAACCCGCTAGTTACGAATGGATCGTTTATGCCCATAATTGTTTCCTCCAGATAGCCGCCGAGACAGGGATAATAGGCCTCCTGGTCTTTTTGTGGTTCTGCGTGAGTGTTTCAATCCGGGGGATCTCAAAATTTACCGGTACTTCCGATAAATTTTTGAAAGCCGCCGCAATAGGCGCGGTTGCATGTATAATAACCACCCTCGTTAATAGTTTCTTCGACACCAACCTCTATTCCCTCCCGCTGGCGGTCCTTTTTTGGTCGATGTGCGGACTCGCGGTTGCAAGGGTTCGGCCTGAGTAGGTCCAATTTGTTAAAGCCCCGCAGGATCCTTCTTGTCAGGACGGACAGAATAGGAGAGTTACTGCTTACTACCCCGGCGTTCGGCTCGGTACGCGAGAGTTTCCCCGGAGCCAAAATTACGCTCCTGGTAAAGCCTTCTTCTTCGCCTGTGGTCGAGGGGAATCCCTGCGTCGATTCCATCGTCAAACTCGATCCCGTTCCCGATCTCGATTCGTTCGCAAAGCGCTTGGGATTT from Candidatus Omnitrophota bacterium carries:
- a CDS encoding O-antigen ligase family protein, coding for MSADRQRLYTACDKVIEYMLYTLVFFIPTSKSVVEVFATLSVMIWLYKNGLKAWEWTLEKIKSFVPPASTYDVLKILVPVGILAVLLVYSSIMISLAVISHHFDIEGDLFVTGVFLPITLFAIFLNILFFIIALAVARSNHGFSLKASTLSFMAVSLITSAFTSQRLGMSAEAFLFKTMEYLLIFLIMADVINTPRRVFNLVSSFLIAAFFSGIDGIYQRLTGYDLFRKFPMFADMKITAAFKAPNDFGTYVATMLPLPLALIAFSVMNWKKKFGLLVISLVLAACLLLTFARGAWMGFVVGFLFLLIFIGWKRLVAALVIVALLVSLTALIAPPDIKAQLGSLSKLGSDLSSMDRFLIWKTGWKMFLDRPLFGHGLNTFMSVFEKYKPASYEWIVYAHNCFLQIAAETGIIGLLVFLWFCVSVSIRGISKFTGTSDKFLKAAAIGAVACIITTLVNSFFDTNLYSLPLAVLFWSMCGLAVARVRPE